The sequence TTGAAATAAGAAGCAGACCTGGTAGCCTTGCCATGGTAGCCTTCCCTTTATGAGAAATATTAATGTGTATGCCAACGACTCCAAGTCGTCTCTTCTACTACCGGTACGGCCTAAATGTGCGTGTACACTTGCATATCTTATCGTCCCcctattaaataaattaaataaattcattaatacaaataattataacaCTAAAACGATGTATATCAATAGATTCGGAATCCACAAACCTGAAAATATCTGGCCGTTGATCATATTCAACATgctgattagatgatgaatctttccaTTTTGAAGCTGAAGCAATGAGATATCATGTATTAATAATGCAGATTATCATACATGGATATAAAGAAATTATATATGTCCAACAATGCCTAAACGTTTGATATTATAaaaaataagaaatattatatcACAATTAAGGAAAGTATACCCAAACCAAGATCGATAAGATACAACTTCTTCTCATCAACTGATCCAGGTAGACCAAGTAAGAAGTTTTCTGGTTTCACGTCTCCATGCACAAACCTTGACATAAGAAACATATGATTATGTGTAAAGAAAAAGTAACCTTATGGGTGCATGAAGAACATATAAGTTAAGCTTCAGTATGCAAGTCTTACCCTTTTGAGTGAAGCTTTTCAAGAATTGATATCGCCTCGACAGCAATGCAAGCCACCATATTTGGTGACATCCTGTagaatattttaattaataattaatacctACAAATATTAACATATTATCTAAACAATAAAAGCAAAATCATTCTTGTCTTACGATTGGCCTAAATTATTCCAAACATCCCATAGACTGGGACCAAGCATGTCCATAACCTGAAACAATAGAAAAATTATGTCATACTACACAAACAGAAAATTAGGCTAATCATAAGATGAGCAACGTTAATGTCCAGTTGACAAGAGTGAAAATATTCAAGCAAAAACTCACCAGAATATAGAAGTCGCCTTGTCGGCCCTTGTAGTGAACCCAAGGAATCCCATAACATCCATTCAATGTACTATTGcattaaaaaagtaaaaaaaaataaaaaaaataaaaaaaaaataaaaccatAAATACATCGCCCTAAATTCTTCTTTTGAAAAAAATAGGATACACCACATACCTGTACACTTGCCACTCATACGGAGGGCCATAGTTGCAACCCTTACTGTTACGGTGCTCAAACTTCAATGCAACCTATAATAATATTAGTCAGAAGACAAACAGTAGTTAAATACGGTACGATAACATATTATGAACCATCAATAAATATATTGGCTTTGCATACCTCAACTGCATCAGGACCCGTTCTACCACTGCCACCACTAACCCTCTTACCAACATAAACCTGCCCAAAACCACCCTTGCCCAACTTCCTTTCTGTCTTATACACAGGAGAACTACCCACTTGAACCTGCATTATATCAACAAATTAAACACGATCAACATATAAAACAAATAATGTATAATGTATACCCTGAACTGTCAAATATGGAGAAACGGATATATACCCGATCAGGTACAGGAGTTGCATTCACTTCATCTTCAACTCCCATTATCTTATCACCACTACCACCTTCCATAGCAATATCTTTACCCGCAACACCGTTTATAACCGGTTCAACAATTCCAACAGGACCCGCGTTTGGAACAATATCACAAGGCGGTTCAGGGTCTAAATCAATCAACTTAATGCCGCCTCTTCCTCTACCACCACCAGCTGGCCTACCTTTTCCTACAGTTGCACCATTACCCCTTCCTCTTCCTCCACCAGTTTTTCTTCTTGTTGTTTTGTTTGCAGCTGGTGCAACTATATTTTCAGCTTGATTGTTCGGTTGAGTTGCAGGTTGCTGAAGATCACCAATCCGTTTCGATCTACGTGCTCCATTTCGCAGTTGTGGCATCGTCACCCATACAATTTACATCCAACTCATTTCCCCCCAAACAAATAGCCTCTTCAATTCTCTTATCAGCTATATCAACACCTGAACAAATTAAGAATAAAttaaacacaaataaatacacaaaCTTTGCACCTAATTTGACAACATATACATCATACTCCACTAAAAAGATAAATTTTCCAGATTGAGTAAAAAGTTTCTTACTTCAAATGCAAAACAGTCAAAAAAAAGTACTATATTTAACAAAATACAAAGTACTATATATACAACATATATCATATCGTTTTGATTCTTTTATAGACATCGAATCTACTCTAAAGCTATAGTAATTAACAGCATACAGCATCAACATCTATCACATTTCAAATCAATAAAATTACTGCTActaaaacataaaaacaaattcAAATTTAACCTAAAAACGTATAACAATTAATCGAATAATAACTGAAAAAATCAACAATTCAAAATTGATAAAAACAGATATAGATCGCACCTCGAGAACTGTGAAATCGAGACGATCGGAGATAAATGTTCAATCAATCTGCAAATTAAACATACGAAAACCTAATTTTATAAACCGATCGGCTATCAGATCGTCTCAGTTAACCTCTCTTTCACCTTATCTGAACAGATTTATTAAAAAAACAACGAATAAAAGAAGATAATGATGAATTGATTAAaaattggagatttttagaaacGAAATGAAAGAAACTGATGATACCAATTTTAGGTAAAGAGAGAATCGAGATGAAAGTACGTAAAAATGGCGATGAAATATTTTGGTGATTTTGCGGCTATCGGTGTGTTTCTCTCTCTCTCACTTAATATATacgtataatttatttatttttatttcatttctttcattatatttttgtaatttgtaataataataataataataataataataataataataataataataataataataataataataataataataataataataataataattgtctggagggaacgacagggccctcagacctgcagatgtgttactttattcatgggattgtggtcgcgatgtttatgTTGACTTgatagggtcttctcctttgacacggtctgcgctttctgactttgtccctggacgtgctgtggttgatgcggctcgtcggaagcgggtcaagtacgaatctagctgtcaggcaattggttatggtttcattcctttctcattttcttcccttggagaattagagaaggaggctgtttctttgctaaagcgggttcagaagtgttcgatggcgcaagatattggtgccggtgctgctgctcatatttttactaggataagttttgctattgctagaggtgtgagggcccagattgtctctaggcttcccactaattttttgtaagttttaaaacttttaagtttattattattattattattattattattattattattattattattattattatttattattattataataataataataataataataataataataataataataataataataataataataataataataattcacacTCACTCAAGAAACAAATACTCTTATTTtatgttatgttattattaatattaattaattaattataattatattaattattaattattaattaaattcattattattactttatttgaatgaataataatataatataatatttgaaAGGTACAGAACATGAAGCGTGCAACACATGTGGGCTTGTAAATGCTCACAAActgattttgaattttttttttttttctattatttgttttcttttgctttaaggatgaTTTTTTGACAACTGAATCTGTTATTTTGTTACTACTATTTAAAGTAGAATAAAATAAAACTTCAACGGTAGTAGCTTGATTGTTAACAAAATCCGCAAATTGGGATAGTAACCATAATCATTGTGATCAAACCTGAATATTAAGTTTGAGAGATAAATTGTTTTATTTATCTCCGACAGCCACACAAACCCTATCGGAATCTAGATTCACGTGAGCGTAAAACAAATTGGAGGAGTAATTTACTCAACAGATTGACTAATTAATATATAAGGTGAAGAATTCCGGTTGAGGCAATCGGAATCAGAACAGGATTGATAAACCCTGGATCTAAGAATTGATTTCTGCAAAATGAGATTATGGTGTGTAAAGTTTGTGTGTTTGAATGATCAAGAGGTCTTATTTATGGGCGAAAAAGTTTATTACACTAGTGTGGCTGATGTGACACACTTACCACTCATGTGCGTAACAAACTTGGCGAAATACATGGGCTTGTGTGGCACACGCGCTCCACTCGTGTGCACACTAcatatattttgggatatgtaataTCGACTACCAGATGACGCGTAGAATGTCCAAACTTGAAGGGCTTACGGCGTAACACTACCTAATAATCTCCAAGTGTTTATATCCAGCAAGTTTGTGATCCGAATGTTGGAACACATCATCACAATTGTTATGAGACTTCATTGTGTTCGGCCCATAATCATCAACTCCGTCTATAGTCCATTTCCTTTCGggaactgtaacaccccgttttcccgtgcgcgtttaaaggtacgtacttaatcaatagtacgcttataacttgttcgttatgtgattaaatgagctacgGGGCTAGCTGTCGTAtaagtgtatatgtgtatatatatatatatatgtgtgtgtgtgtatatatatatatatatatatatatatatatatatatatatatatatatatatatatatatgtttgaatgtGTGCgtgaacgtgtttatgaatgtgtcgcgttggcgtcgagtcgtgtgagacCTAAGGtcgaggtttagacgtgcataggaagggtgaaagatGTTGGGCTtgttgtttgaacctttgatttatgttaaattgtcgaagtgaTCAGGAataggccaatgccgcgccgcgaggaaaggggccgcgacgcgacaatcaaagcaaatccagatcagaacatgagttaagaagggtcgtttttccttctttatgtcgcgccgcgacaaaggagccgcgccgcggcacctctgcagttctgactccgatttctgcTCATTTTAAGAGATTTTtatgggcaatttggtaatttgactTGTGGATCTgatggagcattaaatctccaccacttatcgtTAACCcagtaatattacaattattatttttgaaaacaaaagatatgtttatatataaaagtGTACTACAATTTCATAATAATAGGTTTtactatatatcaaataagtatcataatgtaatataagtattaataaaaatatatatataagaatattaatcttaatacataaaataatatgtatacacttattggattacgattatgtgtattaataaatatacaaatgatataggttcgtgaatccgaggccaaccccataCTTATCCAATGTcgccacatgtatttttactacaaaatacattaggtgagtttcattaatcccttttttaaatgctttcgcaatatatatttttgggactgagaatacatgcgctgcttttagaactgttttacgaaatagacacaagtaatcaaaactacattctatggttggattattaaaccgaatatgcccctatttagtctggtaatctaagaattagggaacagacaccctaattgacgcgaactctaaagatagatctatcgggctcaacaagccccatccaaagtaccggatgctttagtacttcgaaatttatatcatgtccgaaggaggatcccagaatgatggggatattcttatatacaaattgtgaatgtcgattaccaggtgttcaatccatatgaatgatatttttgtctctatgcatgggacgt comes from Rutidosis leptorrhynchoides isolate AG116_Rl617_1_P2 chromosome 4, CSIRO_AGI_Rlap_v1, whole genome shotgun sequence and encodes:
- the LOC139844131 gene encoding casein kinase 1-like protein HD16, which encodes MPQLRNGARRSKRIGDLQQPATQPNNQAENIVAPAANKTTRRKTGGGRGRGNGATVGKGRPAGGGRGRGGIKLIDLDPEPPCDIVPNAGPVGIVEPVINGVAGKDIAMEGGSGDKIMGVEDEVNATPVPDRVQVGSSPVYKTERKLGKGGFGQVYVGKRVSGGSGRTGPDAVEVALKFEHRNSKGCNYGPPYEWQVYSTLNGCYGIPWVHYKGRQGDFYILVMDMLGPSLWDVWNNLGQSMSPNMVACIAVEAISILEKLHSKGFVHGDVKPENFLLGLPGSVDEKKLYLIDLGLASKWKDSSSNQHVEYDQRPDIFRGTIRYASVHAHLGRTGSRRDDLESLAYTLIFLIKGRLPWQGYQGDNKSFLVCKKKMATSPELMCCFCPAPFKLFLEAVTNMKFDEEPNYAKLINLFDTLIEPNTSLRPIRIDGALKVGQKRGRVLINLEEDEQPKKKIRVGSPASQWVSVYNARRPMKQRYHYNVADARLSQHVEKGNEDGLYISCVASASNLWALIMDAGTGFCSQVYELSSVFLHKDWIMEQWEKNYYISSIAGSANGSSLVVMSKGTPYTQQSYKVSESFPFKWISKKWKEGFHVTSMTTAGSRWGVVMSRNSGFSEQVVELDFLYPSEGIHRRWESGYRITSMAATADQAAFILSIPRRKMMDETQETLRTSAFPSTHVKEKWSKNLYIASICYGRTVC